In Marinibacterium anthonyi, the DNA window GTCCCCTGTTTCGAAGGAATGCCGACCGGTACACCATGCGGCACACCGACCGCATAATAGAGCCGCACATTGTCGGGCATGACCGCTGTCTTGCCCTGAGGGTCGGTCACAACCAGCGAAACGCGTGCTTGATAGGCTTCGGCGGCGCTGTCGATATGCATGATCCTGGGACAGGTCTTGGTGGCCTTGCACGCATCAAGAATGCTGCCGGTCCGCCCGGTCAGGGGATCGGTCGAGTCGAAGTAGCTGAACGGGAAATCATCGCCGGGGTACAGGTGATCCTCGTGCTGACGCGAATAGCGACCCGCTTGCGCAAAACGCTGGTTCAGGAAGATCCGGCGCGAGCCGGTCACATGCGCGAGGATGCCGTCGAAGACCTGCTGGCCATCCTCGGCCTGGTTGAAGCCGAGGTTCACGAATTCCTTGAGGAACCGACCCGATTGGGAGGAGCCGAAGCCGTAGACGTTCATTCCGTCCGGCTGGTGGGCAACATCGGGATGGGTCGCGACGTATTCTGTCACGTCACGCACCGCGGCAAGCCCGAGCCCCATGGCGACCGGATCCCTGGCTTCGTAGATGAACTCGTAGATCGCTCCCGGGCTGGCGCTTGTCGGCCGGTTGATCTCGATCGTGCTGTCATCGGTCACGGTGAAGGTCAGATCCTGCGGTGTCTCGCGCGCGTCGGCCTCGCGGTTTCGCACTGTCAGCGTGGCACCTTTGGCGGAGGCATCGGCCATCGGATAGGTCAGTTTGAGCGTGGTTTGGTCCGGTTTTCCGAAGACGATCTCTTCCCTGCTGATGCCGGTGACGTCGAGGGCCGGCAGACTGAGCCCGAATTGCCCGCCGATGTCACCCTGCCAGCCGGACCACAGCACGGTATAGCCCTGGTCCATGAGGTAGCCATTCCCGGCGGTGGCCGCCGCGGAGAAGTCGGCGCCGGGCGGCGGAGAATCATTGAGGAACATCATCGCTGCGATCCGGCCCCGGTTCACGACGTCATAAAGAAGCTTGCCGGATCCCCTGGATGCATCTGCCGGGCGGATCATCTGAACCGGAGCCGTGAAGGTCACATTGCCTGACTCGTCCACGGGCATCAGGTCGATGTCCGTAACGACTGCGTTCTTCGGATCCTTTGGATTCAAAGTAATTTCTGCGATCGCGTTGACCAATTCGTAACCGCCTGTCGCGAACACCGCGCCGTCGAACGCGGGGGCTGTGCCGGTCACCTCGAAGTTCGTCACCTCGGCCGCAGCGAGCTGGGGAAGCGCAAAAAAGCCGGATATCAGTGCCGTTTTCAGATATTTCATCCTGTCCTCGCAACTTGGGATGGCATAGCTTCCACGGTCGGGACCAAGCGGATAGGCGAAAAAGAAAAAAGTCACCCAAGAAAAAATACTTTAGGTCAAAAATTATTCGTGCGGCAGGCAAGAGCATGAAAAACGGTCGGGCCTGCGATGTTTCGATCCGGAACCGGATGCGGCAGCGCCCCACGCCGCGCCGGTCAGGGGATTACGCGCCGGCCCCCGCCACGAACAACTGCCAGGCCCGATCGAACCACGCTTCCCGGTCGGCAGGATCGCCAAGCGCGTCCGAGCCCATCAGCGCGTCGTTGTTCGGCCCCAAAACCACCGCCGCGATCAGCTGGGCCGCGGTGAAGGCGGGGTCGGGGGCGGTGAGGGTGCCGGCGGAATGGGCGGCGGCGATGGCCTCGACCAGGCGGGGGGTGAAGGCGTCGTCCTGCACGAGGGGGCGGGTGCGCATGGCCTCGATGAAGGCCTCGCGCTTGAGCGCCAGGAGTTCAGGGTCGAGGTTGGCGTCGAGGAACCAGCGGGCCAGGTGGCGGACGCGGGCCAGGGGCTCGGCCGGGCTGTCGCGGTCCATGGATTCGAACCAGGCCAGGGTGCGGGTGGCGGCGGCGCGGGCGACCTCGGCAAAGAGATCCTCCTTGGTGGAAAAGCGGCGGTAGAGCGTGTCCTTGCCGATGCCGCAGGCGTCGATCACCTGTTCCATCGTGGTGGCGGCGAAGCCCTGCGAGATGAACAGCGCGCGGGCGGTGTCGACGATCTGGGCCGCCAGGCGTTCGCTGTCCTGCTTGGTCGGGCGGCCGCCGCGTTTCGTCCGTGTCATCGCCTGTCCGGTCCTGGGGAAAAGTTCTGCGGATCATGCCGGGTTTTTGCCCGTGTTTGCAACGCGATCTGTTTCCCGACTGAAACTGTCAAAAATTAACTGGACGGTAATGTCCCGTTTTGTTACCGCTGCCGCAACACCATAGAACGGAGAGACGGCGATGGTTCGGACGGCGACAGCCCTGACCGCCCTGATGAGCCTGTGCGCATCGGCGGCCCTGGCGGATGACGAGGTTTTCCTGGGCACGATCGAGATTGGCCAGGACGTGGCGGAGACGTCGAATTCCTATGCGCTGCCCGAGATGCGGTCGGCCACCAAGACGGATACGCCGGTGGTGGAAACGCCGCAGGCGCTGACGGTCCTGACGCGCAAGCAGTTCGACGATCAGAACCCGACCACCGTGGCGCAGGCGTTGCGCTACACGGCCGGTGTGCTGTCTGAGATCGATGCGTCGACCCGCTACGATTCCGTGTTTCTGCGCGGGTTCGGCGGGTTCGGGACGTCGTCGTCCTTTGTGTCGTTCCTGGACGGGCTGCGGCTGCCGCAGGGGCAGGCGTTCGCGCAGCCGGCGATCGATCCGTTCCTTCTGGACCGGGTGGATGTGCTGAAGGGGCCGTCGTCGTTGCTGTACGGGCAGACCAGCCCCGGGGGGCTGGTGAACATGGTGACGCGCAGCCCGGATGGCACGACCGGGGGCGAGGCGCGGCTGGAGGTCGGCACGCACGACCGGGTGCAGGCGGGGGCCGAACAGCACGGTGTGCTGGATGAGGACGGCAAGCTGCGGTATTCGGTGGCCGGGATGGGGCGGTATTCGGGCACGCGGTATGACGACGTGGACGAGGCGCGGTTCGGGATCGCGCCGAGCCTGGTGTGGGAGCCGAGCGAGCGGACCAGGTTCACCTTTGGCGGCTATTACCAGAACGATCCGGAGGGGGGGTATTTCAATTCGATCTATCCGACCTTCCTGGCGGGGGGCTATGCGCAATACCTGGGGCGGGACCTGAATGTCGGGGATCCGGATTTCGAGTATTTCGAGCGCCAGCAATGGGGGCTGCAGGCGGGGGTGGAACACGGGTTCACGCCGAACCTGACGCTGCGGTCCAAGCTGCGGTATGCGACCGTGAATGCGGACATGGCCGG includes these proteins:
- the acrR_2 gene encoding putative acrAB operon repressor is translated as MTRTKRGGRPTKQDSERLAAQIVDTARALFISQGFAATTMEQVIDACGIGKDTLYRRFSTKEDLFAEVARAAATRTLAWFESMDRDSPAEPLARVRHLARWFLDANLDPELLALKREAFIEAMRTRPLVQDDAFTPRLVEAIAAAHSAGTLTAPDPAFTAAQLIAAVVLGPNNDALMGSDALGDPADREAWFDRAWQLFVAGAGA